A single window of Pyxidicoccus xibeiensis DNA harbors:
- a CDS encoding phytoene desaturase family protein, which yields MPDVIVVGAGHNGLVTAALLARRGLSVTVLEEKDVIGGACRTEYPFRTAPRLGVSTGAYLLGLMPPELLRELELDLPLKRRDPHYFLPTTGKRYLLFGSDERELKRQFLEFFSQQDYDAHVAMNAELAALRDDIAPAWLKPPLSLEESAERYIRPALRDAFVRLCRGTAREYLERFGFKSDLVKAMYAVTDAFSGLDGGYDTPGTGMNLLVHNMCRLPGSGGTWMIVGGGMGTVTQSIANVARKYGATIRTGAKVASVRVDRGVVKGVVLANGEEMKASVVVSNGDPFRTLKLLEQDALPADYRTKVNAMAVGGTTLKVNLCLKELPTFTCLPENRGQLGPTIHLLPEEDDVLGALARGYRDTQEGRLSEFPSIEWYIHTTVDPSLRDAEGHHNSALFVEWVPYALKGTTWEQEEARYVKHLLSICDRFAPGTSDKVQEYFALTPPKIESHFGITGGHIHHVDNKLGFSDRLPYETPVQGLYFCSAGCHPAGSVIGAAGHNAANVVLQALGR from the coding sequence ATGCCAGACGTCATCGTGGTGGGCGCGGGCCACAACGGACTCGTGACAGCGGCGCTGCTCGCGCGCCGCGGACTCTCCGTCACCGTCCTGGAGGAGAAGGACGTGATTGGCGGCGCGTGCCGGACGGAGTACCCGTTCCGCACCGCGCCCAGGCTGGGCGTGTCCACCGGCGCGTACCTGCTGGGCCTGATGCCGCCGGAGCTCTTGCGCGAGCTGGAGCTGGACCTGCCCCTCAAGCGCAGGGACCCGCACTATTTCCTGCCCACCACCGGCAAGCGCTACCTCCTGTTCGGCTCGGACGAGCGCGAGCTGAAGCGCCAGTTCCTCGAGTTCTTCTCCCAGCAGGACTACGACGCGCACGTGGCGATGAACGCGGAGCTGGCGGCGCTGCGCGACGACATCGCCCCCGCGTGGCTCAAGCCGCCCTTGTCCCTGGAGGAGTCCGCCGAGCGCTACATCCGCCCTGCCCTGCGCGACGCCTTCGTCCGGCTGTGCCGCGGTACGGCGCGCGAGTACCTGGAGCGCTTCGGCTTCAAGTCCGACCTGGTGAAGGCGATGTACGCGGTGACGGACGCCTTCTCCGGCCTGGACGGCGGCTACGACACGCCGGGCACGGGCATGAACCTGCTCGTCCACAACATGTGCCGGCTGCCCGGCAGCGGCGGCACGTGGATGATTGTCGGCGGAGGCATGGGCACCGTCACCCAGTCCATCGCCAACGTGGCGCGCAAGTACGGCGCCACCATCCGCACCGGCGCGAAGGTGGCGTCCGTGCGCGTGGACCGGGGCGTGGTGAAGGGCGTGGTGCTGGCCAACGGCGAGGAGATGAAGGCCTCCGTGGTGGTGTCCAACGGGGACCCGTTCCGCACGCTGAAGCTGCTGGAGCAGGACGCGCTGCCCGCGGACTACCGGACGAAGGTGAACGCCATGGCCGTGGGGGGCACCACGCTGAAGGTGAACCTGTGCCTGAAGGAGCTGCCCACCTTCACCTGCCTCCCGGAGAACCGCGGCCAGTTGGGGCCCACCATCCACCTGCTGCCCGAAGAGGACGACGTGCTCGGCGCGCTGGCGCGCGGGTACCGGGACACGCAGGAGGGCCGGCTGTCGGAGTTCCCCTCCATCGAGTGGTACATCCACACCACGGTGGACCCGTCGCTGCGCGACGCGGAGGGCCACCACAACTCCGCCCTCTTCGTGGAGTGGGTGCCGTACGCGCTGAAGGGCACCACGTGGGAGCAGGAGGAGGCGCGCTACGTGAAGCACCTCCTGTCCATCTGCGACCGCTTCGCGCCCGGCACCAGCGACAAGGTGCAGGAGTACTTCGCGCTCACGCCCCCGAAAATCGAGAGCCACTTCGGAATCACGGGGGGCCACATCCATCATGTGGACAACAAGCTGGGCTTCTCGGACCGGCTGCCCTACGAGACGCCGGTGCAGGGGCTCTACTTCTGTAGTGCCGGGTGCCACCCCGCGGGCAGCGTCATCGGCGCGGCCGGACACAACGCGGCCAACGTGGTGCTACAGGCGCTGGGACGGTGA
- the dnaX gene encoding DNA polymerase III subunit gamma/tau, which translates to MSYLVLARKWRPQKFDDMTGQEHVVRTVANAIKMDRVAHAYLFCGPRGVGKTTAARLLAKALNCEKGPTANPCGECKACTEIAAGTSVDVAEIDGASNNGVENVREIRENAKYLPQRDRHKIYIIDEVHMLSGAAFNALLKTLEEPPGHVKFIFATTEAHKLPDTILSRCQRHNFRRIPAARMLQRLQEICKAEGAGISDRSLSLVVRQSEGGMRDALSLLDQILASCGANPTDEEVAEALGAIDRTMVQDFAEALVRKDAKRVLERVEEVFNRGLDLKRLAEELALQLRHLFVTKTLNEAPGELAESEQKALIALAKEAEVAQLTRLFDVVHGCIWDVSRAAQPRLALEMALLKAIQLSPGGSIPELLARVDRLAAGLSQDGSAKNTAGAPGGRSSSANFRA; encoded by the coding sequence ATGAGCTACCTCGTCCTCGCGCGTAAATGGCGTCCGCAGAAGTTCGATGACATGACCGGCCAGGAGCACGTGGTCCGGACCGTCGCGAACGCCATCAAGATGGACCGGGTCGCTCACGCGTACCTGTTCTGTGGTCCTCGTGGGGTGGGCAAGACGACGGCCGCCCGCCTGCTCGCCAAGGCCCTCAACTGTGAGAAGGGCCCCACGGCGAACCCGTGCGGCGAGTGCAAGGCCTGCACGGAAATCGCCGCGGGCACCAGCGTGGACGTGGCGGAGATCGACGGTGCCTCCAACAACGGCGTGGAGAACGTCCGCGAGATTCGCGAGAACGCGAAGTACCTGCCGCAGCGGGACCGGCACAAGATCTACATCATCGACGAGGTCCACATGCTGTCGGGGGCGGCGTTCAACGCGCTGCTCAAGACGCTGGAGGAGCCGCCCGGGCACGTGAAGTTCATCTTCGCGACCACCGAGGCGCACAAGCTCCCGGACACGATTCTCTCGCGGTGCCAGCGCCACAACTTCCGGCGGATTCCGGCGGCGCGGATGCTCCAGCGGCTCCAGGAGATCTGCAAGGCGGAGGGCGCGGGCATCTCGGACCGCTCCCTGTCGCTGGTGGTGCGCCAGTCCGAGGGCGGCATGCGCGACGCGCTGAGCCTGCTGGACCAGATTCTCGCGTCGTGCGGCGCCAACCCCACGGATGAAGAGGTGGCCGAGGCGCTGGGTGCCATCGACCGCACGATGGTGCAGGACTTCGCCGAGGCGCTGGTGCGCAAGGACGCGAAGCGCGTGCTGGAGCGCGTGGAGGAGGTCTTCAACCGCGGGCTGGACCTGAAGCGGCTGGCGGAGGAGCTGGCCCTGCAGCTGCGGCACCTCTTCGTCACCAAGACGCTGAACGAGGCCCCGGGCGAGCTGGCCGAGTCCGAGCAGAAGGCGCTCATCGCGCTGGCGAAGGAGGCGGAGGTCGCGCAGCTCACCCGCCTGTTCGACGTGGTGCATGGCTGCATCTGGGACGTGTCGCGCGCGGCCCAGCCGAGGCTCGCGCTGGAGATGGCGCTGCTGAAGGCCATCCAGCTGTCGCCGGGTGGCTCGATTCCGGAGCTGCTGGCCCGCGTGGACCGGCTCGCGGCCGGGCTGTCCCAGGACGGTTCCGCCAAGAACACCGCTGGAGCGCCAGGAGGTCGCTCCAGCTCCGCGAACTTTCGCGCCTGA